One Heyndrickxia oleronia genomic window, CATTATAGTGAAATTAAAGATTTCGCGGATAAGACGGATGGATTTATGAATGGATCAATGGAATTTGATATCCATACACTACAACCAACCTATCGTTTAAATATTGGTACTGGCGGTGAAAGTCAAGCATTCGCTATTGCACTGCGATTAGGGATGCATCCAACGATTATATCTGATGCCTATCAAATCACATATAAGGAAGAAAAGGTATATGAAATGGAATGTGATAATTCTTTTGAAAAAAGAGAAATGGATAAACAAATTGCTTTGAATCGTTATATAAAAACAAACAAACAAAAGAAACCTACTTCAAACCAACCGGTCGTCATGTTCCAACAAGGGGATAATGTTCACATACTGGCAACAGGTGAATACGGCATTATTTATAAAGGGCCAGATTCATTTGGAAACTATCTTGTCCAAGTGAAAAATGAGAAAAAAACGTTTAATTATAAAAGGTTAAAACTATATATTGCCGCTAATGAATTGTACCCAGAAGATTATGATTTTAATATTATCTTTGAATCAAAAGAAAATCGAAAGAAAGCACATCTAATGGAGCGAAAACATGTCGATGGATTAACGATTGAAGTGAATGATAAACAGGAGGATTAAAAGATATCCATTTCTTTTTTTAGTATAGTAATATAGAATAGATAGGGTTGTCTAATAAGAGGTCATGCCTCATATTAGATAACCTTTTTCAAGTTAATATAGTAAAAAGGATACTAATTATGACAACCATAAAACAATATATTAAAGAATGGCAGGTAGCCCTTCAACATGAAATAGCATATGTGAAAAAATACGGTAGTACTAAATATCATGTTTCTAATGGTCATTTACTATCAAGTGACCAATCATATTCCTATTACTTTGAAACAGCTACATCTTTGCGAATACCTGTAGGTTCAACCATCCGACTGGAATGGGAAGAATGGAAACAGACAGGTAGAGTCCTTTCATCGGAAGGGAAAAGTATCATTATTAGTTTTGAAAAAAGCTTTGGAGATTTAGTTTCTAATGCCATATTATTTCATGATCCATGGGAACTTCTCGAACAGCTTATTCAACGTCTCGATGATGCTAAAAAAAGTAAGAAAAAAAGAAATCGCATGCTTCAAGTAATCACTCCAAGCCTACTAGCGAAACACCCAACTAATCATATTAAAAGTAATATCCATGAGCTAGTCCTGCGATCAAAGTATAATCCAGTAACTTATGTGTGGGGACCACCAGGTACTGGGAAAACATATACTCTCGCACGAGTTGCCGCTAATAAGTATTTTAAAGAGAAACGTGTTCTTGTTTTATCCCATAGTAATCAAGCCGTCGATGTATTAATGGGTGAAATTAATCATTTTGTACAAAAAATGGACAAACAAGTTGAAGGAGAAATATTACGCTACGGAATGAGTGGAGCTTCTGTGACGAATGATTTTTTAACAACGATGCAATTAGTTGAAAAACGTGAACCCGGTCTTTTTGATAAAAGACTTCGATTTTCCGAACTAAAACGAGGATTAAAGAATGATTTAAGTCAATCATTTAGCCATAGAGATACAGATCAATTATTAGAGATTGAAGAAAAGTTAGCAAGAGTACTTGAGCGAATTCGTAGAAAAGAAATTGAATTTGTTAAGGAAGCAAAGATTATAGGAACAACATTAGCGAAAGCGGCAGGTGATGCGGCAATTTTCGAACAGGAGTTTGATATTGTCATCATTGATGAAGCAAGTATGGCATATGTTCCACAAATTGCTTTTGCCTCATCATTAGCTAAACGTGTAATCGTGTGTGGTGATTTTAAACAATTACCACCTATTGCTTCAGCCGGAGATTCTAAAGTCAATGAGTGGTTAAAGGAAGACATTTTCCATAAGGCTAACGTTGTTAAAGGAATTGACACAGCTGAATTTCACCCACATCTTTTTTTATTAAAAAAACAAAGAAGGATGCATCCGGAAATTTCAGGCTTTACAAATCAACACATTTACCAATCTCTTGTTGGTGATCATGAAAAAGTAGGTGAACAAAGACGTTCCATCGCTTTAAAAAAACCATTTTCAAAGCGTGCATCGGTATTATTAGACACCAGTTTTACAGGAGAATTTTGCATTAATGAACAGGCATCTCATTCAAGAATGAATCCATTACATTTATTCCTGTCTTTCCAATTAATCCATGAGGCATATATGGATGGAATGACATCCATTGGATATGTTACTCCATTTCGGGCACAAGCCGTTTTAATGGAACATTTATTGGCTGATTTATATGAAAAGGAATGTGGGGAAGCGGATATTATTTCAGCTACTGTTCATCGTTTTCAAGGTAGTGAACGTGAGATGATTATTTTTGATACAGTCGATGGATACCCACAAAATCGCGCAAGTATGCTGTTAGCAGGTCGTGAAAGTGAAAGGCTCATTAATGTGGCTATGACAAGAGCGAAAGGTAAATTTATTAACGTGACCGATAAAAAGTTTATTCGTAAACAGATTTATCCTAATAAAACAATTAGGCAGCTTGTTGACTATCAAGAGAAACATAAGCAAAGTGTTTCCCCTTGTGAAATTGGCCAATGGATAAAACATCAGCATCCACGATTACGATGGATTCATGCTCGTAAGTTAGAACCAGTTTTTGAGGATATTCAGCATGCTTCACGATCTATTGTGATTTCATTACCAGACCACACGGTCCTTTCTAAACAGTGGGTTGAAATATTGAATAATCGATCGAATAAAATAAAACTAACGATAATCGCAACAAAGGACATCAAACCTATTAATAAATATAAAAAAATAGATCATTCCTTGCCGTTTCCATTTGTTTCTATTGATGAACAAATCATTTGGTTGGGACTTCCACTAGAAGGAATGAAAAGGCTCAAACCACCATATATTACTGCAAGACTTGATGCTCCATCATTCTCTGAATATTTTTTAAAACAATTGCCGATTCATTCTGAATGAGTTTTTCCTTGTATTTAAATAAAGAGAAGTACTGGAGTTTGCAATACAGAAAGAGGAGACCAACGCTGCTAATGCGTTGGTCTTCATATATACTACTAGCTCTACTAAGTATTTTATTTAAAAAATGACCCTTTTTTACTACTTTTCAAAAGGTCTCCAGTCCAACCTTTCATTTTTAAATAACCATAAAATCCAATTGTAGAGACAACGATAAGGAATAATGATAGTAAGTAGCCATATTTCCATTCAAGTTCCGGCATAAATTTGAAGTTCATTCCCCATAACGCCCCTAAAGCCATTAATGGAGTGAAAATAGTCGTTATTACAGTTAAAGTTTTCATTATTTCATTTCCCCGATGGGAGGAAATCACTTCTTCTAGATTAATAATAGAATCAATTTCATGCTCGTATTCGTTGATTAGCTCGATAGCTCGTTCAATTCTTTTACATGTACGTTTAAATATTTCTCCTTTATTTACATCCTCAAGAAAGGCCTCCTCAATTCCGATTTTCACTTCTTTTACAGGAATTAATAGACTTTTCCATACTAATAGCTCATGGCGACGCTTATAAATTTTATCGAGAATGCTCGTTTCGTTTTTTTTATGAAAATGCCAAGTCATTTTTTTTAGTTCATCTTCAAATCGATCAATTCCATATAACATCTCATTCATTAGTTCACCAATTATGATTAAAAATCCATCAATTGCATTGTCTGCCCGATCAATTTGTGCTAGAAGGAAGGATTTATTATTTCGTTTAAGAAATGATAAATCAAGATCTACGGTAATGAACTGATCAAGCGTTAAATAAAAATGAAAGATTTTGTAATCCTGTTCATCCTTGAAATTTTGTTTGTAAATAAGTGATCCCTTCACAATTCTTTTATTATCATCGTGTATTTCAATTCTTAATATATTTTTCCTATTTTCCTTCACTTGATTGAGCCATTCCTTATTCAAGGAGTAGCTATCTTCTTCAATAATTTGTTTTATTTGATCTATTTCATTTTTCTTAAATTGATACCATTTCCAGCTATTTGTCATATTATCATCCCTATTTTTAAAGTATTTTCCTACCCATTCCCGATTGTTGAAAAAATAAAACCTCTGATAACTATGTTTTTCTATGAAAGGAAGGAGGTAATAACAAATAAAAAAATATAAAAAGAATGACATCATTCTATTGTTTCAAGAGAAATCGAAATATCGGCTTATGCAATACGATATTACGAAGCAGCATTGTCTAAAAAGGGCATCATTATTTCTCAACTATTATTGTGGGGTGAATAAAATGAATTTACTATTTTTACTTATCTATTTTGTTGTCATCACAGCTGTCATAGAAATTCATGTCATACTATTTCGGTTAACTGGTCTGAAATTGGAAGTTTCGCGTTTCCAAGTCATCTCGATGATGACAGGTACAGGATTTACAACTGGAGAATCAGAACTTATATTAGGACATCCAGTTCGTAGAAAGCTAGCGATATTTCTTATATTATTTGGAGCATTTTCACTTGCAATAATTATCTCATCTATAAGTAATTTTCTTTCAGATGATTTAGGAATAAAGGAAACTCTATATGTTGCAACAGGGCTATTATTGGTACTAGGAGTATTAAAATTGACTTCCATCCAAAGGGGATTGTCCCAATTATTTAATAAAAATATGAAGAAAAATATTGAACTTGGTGATTTACCTATGCGAGATATATTTTTAACAGATAAAACAGATGATCTAGTAAATCTTCACATATATAAAGAATCTTATTTATTTCATAACACCATTAAGGACGTACTCAAACAATACGATCAGTTAGATATGGTTGTATTGTTTATTAAAAGAGGAGAATTGAAAATCAGAAAAAATATCTATCAGACGAAAATCCACGAAGGTGATCAAATATTACTATTCGGTAGCAAAGAGGTAATTAGAGAGAAATTTAAAAATGATCTTAATATAATGGAAGATAAAATGAAAAATCAAACTCACACACCAATTTCAGAAGATTAATTATCGTAGATTTTCATATTTACAAAATAGTGAAAGGATCCTTCGTGCTGGTTATACTTGAATACCTACAAAACTATGGGATTTTATATTGGTAGGTATAGGGATGAATGTTGAAAACAGTTAATTCTATTTACTTGAATCTAGTTTTTTGTTTATGAAGCGTAAAAATGGGTATTTTAATTATTAAACAATACTAATTAAAAATGAGGAGTGAAAAAGTTATGGGAATTATTTGGGCTTTAATTGTCGGAGGAATTATCGGATGGCTAGCAGGTTTGATCATAGGTCGAGATGTACCAGGAGGGATTATCGGCAATATCATTGCAGGATTTATTGGAGCTTGGGTAGGTTCATTAATATTAGGGGAATGGGGACCTGAAGCTGGTGGATTCTATATTATTCCAGCTTTAATTGGAGCGATTGTTCTCATATTAATTTTAACCTTCATTATGAAGAGTTTAAGAAGAAGTTAGAACAAAAACAAAGTTATCTATAATATTATTATGTAAACAATATATCGTTGATACCAATTGTTTTTTCTATAAATGAAAGGTATAAAACGAAATATACTTTACAGCAGCACCTCATGACGAAGGTGCTGTTCTTTTGTGGGTAAATAATCACCAGTACTATTTATGTTTTGGACTTAATTTCGGATCTTTTGTTATCCAAAATAGATCAATTATAATAAGGTGTATCTATCAAACTAGTAGCACCATTTGTCAAACATTATTGTTATATATTAGTTGTAATGCAAAAAAGACTTTTGTAGTACTAAAATGTATTTTTAATCCCATTGAAAACCATATTTGCTTTTTATGACTATAGATCTGTTTGTTTATTGACTCCGATTCAATTTATGTTACGATCATATTAAGTTAAGAAAAAGGAACGTATATGATTGAATCTTATTGTATCGAAGCGAAGGATGTATAAAAAGGTGATGACAGTAAAAAAAATAAAAAGTTTCCTGTTTATGCTTTTAGGTTTCATCTCTTTAGGGATTGGTATTGTTGGGACTGTACTACCAGGCTTGCCTGGCGGTCCGTTTTATTTATTTGCAACTTTTTGTTTTACGAAAAGTTCAAAACGATTTGAAAAGTGGTTCAAAGGCACGACCATTTATAAAAAATACGTTTTAGCATTTCTTCAGAAAAAAGGAATGACACGAAAAGAGAAAATCCGTATC contains:
- a CDS encoding magnesium transporter CorA family protein, translated to MTNSWKWYQFKKNEIDQIKQIIEEDSYSLNKEWLNQVKENRKNILRIEIHDDNKRIVKGSLIYKQNFKDEQDYKIFHFYLTLDQFITVDLDLSFLKRNNKSFLLAQIDRADNAIDGFLIIIGELMNEMLYGIDRFEDELKKMTWHFHKKNETSILDKIYKRRHELLVWKSLLIPVKEVKIGIEEAFLEDVNKGEIFKRTCKRIERAIELINEYEHEIDSIINLEEVISSHRGNEIMKTLTVITTIFTPLMALGALWGMNFKFMPELEWKYGYLLSLFLIVVSTIGFYGYLKMKGWTGDLLKSSKKGSFFK
- a CDS encoding YbaN family protein; its protein translation is MTVKKIKSFLFMLLGFISLGIGIVGTVLPGLPGGPFYLFATFCFTKSSKRFEKWFKGTTIYKKYVLAFLQKKGMTRKEKIRINLIADIFILISVIYIDFLLLKIVLVVLALYKHYYFIKKIKTIE
- a CDS encoding AAA domain-containing protein, encoding MTTIKQYIKEWQVALQHEIAYVKKYGSTKYHVSNGHLLSSDQSYSYYFETATSLRIPVGSTIRLEWEEWKQTGRVLSSEGKSIIISFEKSFGDLVSNAILFHDPWELLEQLIQRLDDAKKSKKKRNRMLQVITPSLLAKHPTNHIKSNIHELVLRSKYNPVTYVWGPPGTGKTYTLARVAANKYFKEKRVLVLSHSNQAVDVLMGEINHFVQKMDKQVEGEILRYGMSGASVTNDFLTTMQLVEKREPGLFDKRLRFSELKRGLKNDLSQSFSHRDTDQLLEIEEKLARVLERIRRKEIEFVKEAKIIGTTLAKAAGDAAIFEQEFDIVIIDEASMAYVPQIAFASSLAKRVIVCGDFKQLPPIASAGDSKVNEWLKEDIFHKANVVKGIDTAEFHPHLFLLKKQRRMHPEISGFTNQHIYQSLVGDHEKVGEQRRSIALKKPFSKRASVLLDTSFTGEFCINEQASHSRMNPLHLFLSFQLIHEAYMDGMTSIGYVTPFRAQAVLMEHLLADLYEKECGEADIISATVHRFQGSEREMIIFDTVDGYPQNRASMLLAGRESERLINVAMTRAKGKFINVTDKKFIRKQIYPNKTIRQLVDYQEKHKQSVSPCEIGQWIKHQHPRLRWIHARKLEPVFEDIQHASRSIVISLPDHTVLSKQWVEILNNRSNKIKLTIIATKDIKPINKYKKIDHSLPFPFVSIDEQIIWLGLPLEGMKRLKPPYITARLDAPSFSEYFLKQLPIHSE
- a CDS encoding TrkA C-terminal domain-containing protein, which encodes MNLLFLLIYFVVITAVIEIHVILFRLTGLKLEVSRFQVISMMTGTGFTTGESELILGHPVRRKLAIFLILFGAFSLAIIISSISNFLSDDLGIKETLYVATGLLLVLGVLKLTSIQRGLSQLFNKNMKKNIELGDLPMRDIFLTDKTDDLVNLHIYKESYLFHNTIKDVLKQYDQLDMVVLFIKRGELKIRKNIYQTKIHEGDQILLFGSKEVIREKFKNDLNIMEDKMKNQTHTPISED
- a CDS encoding GlsB/YeaQ/YmgE family stress response membrane protein is translated as MGIIWALIVGGIIGWLAGLIIGRDVPGGIIGNIIAGFIGAWVGSLILGEWGPEAGGFYIIPALIGAIVLILILTFIMKSLRRS